One part of the Streptomyces lydicus genome encodes these proteins:
- a CDS encoding MFS transporter: MITQKAAPRTAASVAPTPADRHKQPRGGLQLLVLALGFVMASLDTGIMNVAANALRDRLGLSMSGLTWVVDGYVLAFAALLLLAGSLAKRFGARRIYLVGLAAFTAASLLGAAAPNGDVLVAARFAQGVGAALFMPSSLSLLMNAFPEPARRAKILGIWSAIVSTSVGLAPTLGGLLVGTLGWRSIFLVNLPIGIVGLLLTRRVVAAVPGRGSALGGSGHVLGLLALGALSYALIEGPDKGWSAPFVLGAFAVTVVAAAGFLLRERASRTPILPVALFSDGSFSAANVVGFLFNFAFYGALFVLGLFLQTARGASPVTAGLQMLPAVLVIPVGNMLYARIGLRIGNRVALAGSLAVSAAGYVLLFLILAPGLPYWTIAALLAVTNVGSGVSSPALTGVLMEAAGREHADIGSATLNANRQIGSLVGIAGMGAVLTAAGGGYRGAGYAFALTALALAAAALTGWLGVRGRR, encoded by the coding sequence ATGATCACTCAGAAGGCCGCGCCGCGCACCGCGGCAAGCGTGGCGCCGACCCCGGCGGACCGGCACAAGCAGCCCCGGGGCGGGCTCCAACTCCTCGTCCTGGCGCTCGGATTCGTGATGGCGAGCCTGGACACCGGCATCATGAACGTCGCCGCGAACGCCCTGCGGGACCGGCTCGGGCTGAGCATGTCCGGCCTCACCTGGGTCGTCGACGGCTATGTCCTCGCCTTCGCCGCACTGCTGCTGCTCGCCGGCTCACTGGCCAAGCGGTTCGGAGCGCGCCGGATCTACCTCGTCGGGCTCGCCGCCTTCACCGCGGCCTCCCTGCTGGGTGCCGCCGCGCCGAACGGTGACGTCCTGGTGGCGGCCCGCTTCGCGCAGGGCGTGGGCGCGGCGCTGTTCATGCCCAGCTCGCTGTCGCTGCTGATGAACGCGTTCCCGGAGCCGGCCCGCCGGGCGAAGATCCTCGGCATCTGGTCGGCGATCGTCTCCACGTCCGTCGGGCTCGCGCCGACCCTCGGCGGCCTCCTGGTGGGCACCCTCGGCTGGCGCTCCATCTTCCTGGTCAACCTCCCCATCGGCATCGTGGGGCTGCTGCTCACCCGGCGGGTCGTCGCGGCCGTCCCCGGCCGGGGCTCGGCGCTCGGCGGCAGCGGTCACGTCCTGGGCCTGCTCGCCCTCGGGGCGCTGAGCTACGCCCTCATCGAGGGGCCGGACAAGGGGTGGTCCGCGCCGTTCGTCCTGGGCGCGTTCGCGGTCACGGTGGTCGCGGCGGCCGGGTTCCTGCTCCGCGAACGGGCCTCCCGTACGCCGATCCTGCCGGTCGCGCTCTTCTCGGACGGCAGCTTCTCCGCGGCCAACGTGGTCGGCTTCCTCTTCAACTTCGCCTTCTACGGGGCCCTGTTCGTCCTCGGCCTGTTCCTCCAGACCGCGCGCGGCGCGAGCCCGGTGACGGCCGGACTGCAGATGCTGCCGGCCGTCCTGGTCATCCCGGTCGGCAACATGCTCTACGCCCGGATCGGGCTGCGCATCGGCAACCGGGTCGCGCTGGCGGGATCGCTGGCGGTCTCCGCCGCCGGGTACGTCCTGCTGTTCCTGATCCTCGCGCCCGGCCTGCCGTACTGGACGATCGCGGCGCTCCTCGCCGTCACCAACGTCGGCAGCGGGGTCAGCTCCCCGGCGCTGACCGGTGTCCTGATGGAGGCCGCGGGACGCGAGCACGCCGACATCGGCAGCGCGACCCTCAACGCCAACCGCCAGATCGGCTCCCTGGTCGGCATCGCCGGGATGGGCGCGGTACTGACCGCGGCGGGCGGCGGCTACCGGGGCGCGGGGTACGCCTTCGCGCTGACGGCGCTCGCGCTGGCGGCCGCGGCCCTGACGGGGTGGCTGGGCGTACGCGGCCGCCGGTGA
- a CDS encoding MarR family winged helix-turn-helix transcriptional regulator, translated as MTELSRRLDAHQRSRIAELDLTPTQAKALEELGEPKTARELAAVLCCEPPNVTYVISKLEKQGMVIRQPHPLDRRAKQLVLTEAGRELRLDLLRRMGTASPLDHLSHEERAALRDDLLKALGRAD; from the coding sequence GTGACGGAACTGAGCCGCCGGCTGGACGCCCATCAGCGCAGCCGGATCGCCGAGCTGGATCTGACGCCGACGCAGGCCAAGGCGCTGGAGGAGCTCGGCGAGCCGAAGACCGCGCGGGAGCTGGCCGCGGTGCTGTGCTGCGAGCCGCCGAACGTCACCTATGTCATCTCCAAGCTGGAGAAGCAGGGCATGGTCATACGCCAGCCGCATCCGCTGGACCGGCGCGCCAAGCAGCTCGTACTGACCGAGGCGGGGCGGGAGTTGCGACTCGACCTGCTGCGCCGGATGGGTACCGCGTCACCGCTGGACCATCTCTCGCACGAGGAGCGCGCCGCGCTGCGCGACGACTTGCTGAAGGCGCTGGGCCGGGCCGACTGA
- a CDS encoding SDR family oxidoreductase, protein MGTHLITGAGSGIGAAVARRLAERGEDLWLLARNAVRAKALAEQFPGARTLVGDLGTPEKLSWALGHQPLPDRIDTLHHIAGVIELGAVGDLPAKAWQRQLAANLVAPAELTRLLLPLVRAAKGHVVFVNSGAGLHAHANWGAYAASKHGLKALADSLRAEEHGNGVRVTSVYPGRTATPMQESTHQQEGKDYDASRWIDPESVATAIITAIDLPRDAEINDVSVRPGR, encoded by the coding sequence ATGGGTACGCACTTGATCACCGGGGCAGGTTCGGGCATCGGAGCGGCGGTCGCGCGGCGGCTCGCGGAGCGCGGGGAGGACCTGTGGCTGCTGGCGCGCAACGCGGTCCGGGCCAAGGCGCTCGCCGAGCAGTTCCCCGGCGCCCGCACGCTCGTCGGTGACCTCGGCACCCCGGAGAAGCTGTCCTGGGCGCTCGGCCACCAGCCGCTCCCGGACCGTATCGACACCCTGCACCATATCGCCGGCGTCATCGAGCTGGGCGCGGTCGGCGACCTGCCGGCCAAGGCGTGGCAGCGGCAGCTCGCCGCCAACCTCGTCGCGCCCGCCGAACTCACCCGGCTGCTGCTCCCGCTGGTGCGGGCCGCCAAGGGGCACGTCGTGTTCGTCAACTCGGGCGCGGGGCTGCACGCACACGCCAACTGGGGCGCGTACGCCGCGAGCAAGCACGGCCTGAAGGCGCTGGCGGACTCGCTGCGGGCGGAGGAGCACGGCAACGGCGTCCGGGTGACGTCGGTCTACCCGGGGCGCACCGCCACGCCGATGCAGGAGAGCACCCACCAGCAGGAGGGCAAGGACTACGACGCGTCCCGCTGGATCGACCCCGAGTCGGTCGCGACGGCCATCATCACCGCCATCGACCTGCCGCGGGACGCGGAGATCAACGATGTGTCGGTGCGGCCGGGACGCTGA
- a CDS encoding TIGR00730 family Rossman fold protein: protein MNICVFCSAADLDDRYVAAAREFAELIGKGGHALVWGGSDTGLMKVMADGVQEAGGKLIGVSVEFLAHKARAGADEMVVTKDLAERKAQMLARADAIVIMVGGTGTLDEATEMLELRKHGLHTKPVVLLNTAGFYDGLRQQFQRMEAEGFLPLPLSDLVFFAADGISALAHLEQKAGVQG, encoded by the coding sequence ATGAATATCTGCGTGTTCTGTTCCGCCGCCGACCTTGATGACCGTTATGTCGCTGCCGCCCGCGAGTTCGCCGAGCTGATCGGCAAGGGCGGGCACGCGCTGGTCTGGGGCGGCTCGGACACCGGGCTGATGAAGGTCATGGCCGACGGCGTGCAAGAGGCCGGCGGCAAGCTGATCGGTGTCTCCGTGGAGTTCCTGGCGCACAAGGCGCGCGCGGGCGCCGACGAGATGGTCGTCACCAAGGACCTCGCCGAGCGGAAGGCGCAGATGCTGGCGCGCGCCGACGCCATCGTGATCATGGTGGGCGGTACCGGCACGCTGGACGAGGCCACCGAGATGCTGGAGCTGCGCAAGCACGGGCTGCACACCAAGCCGGTGGTGCTGCTGAACACCGCCGGTTTCTACGACGGTCTGCGGCAGCAGTTCCAGCGGATGGAGGCGGAGGGCTTCCTGCCGCTGCCGCTGAGCGACCTGGTGTTCTTCGCGGCGGACGGCATCAGCGCGCTGGCCCACCTGGAGCAGAAGGCGGGCGTGCAGGGCTGA
- the gdhA gene encoding NADP-specific glutamate dehydrogenase, translating to MSTVQSGVNPGVHTAGPASLYAELVRRNPGEPEFHQAALEVLETLAPVLAARPEFAEAKILERICEPERQIMFRVPWQDDSGAVHVNRGFRVEFNSALGPYKGGLRFHASVNLGIVKFLGFEQIFKNALTGLNIGGGKGGSDFDPHGRSDAEVMRFCQSFMTELHRHLGEHTDVPAGDIGVGGREIGYLFGQYRRITNRWEAGVLTGKGLSWGGSKARTEATGYGNVLFTEEMLKQRGEELDGQQVVVSGSGNVAIYTIEKAQALGANVLTCSDSGGYVVDEKGIDLALLRQIKEVERGRISEYAQRRGVSATYVPGGRVWDVPCEVALPSATQNELDADAARILIRNGVKAVSEGANMPTTPDAVALLKEAGVAFGPGKAANAGGVATSALEMRQNSARESWSFERTEGELAAIMRDIHRTCYETAERFGLPGDYVAGANIAGFERVADAMLNQGLI from the coding sequence ATGTCGACTGTGCAATCTGGGGTCAATCCGGGCGTTCATACCGCCGGGCCGGCATCCCTGTACGCGGAGCTGGTCCGGCGGAATCCCGGGGAGCCGGAGTTCCACCAGGCGGCCCTGGAGGTGCTGGAAACGCTGGCCCCCGTGCTGGCCGCCCGCCCGGAGTTCGCCGAGGCGAAGATCCTGGAGCGGATCTGTGAGCCGGAGCGGCAGATCATGTTCCGGGTGCCCTGGCAGGACGACTCCGGGGCGGTCCACGTCAACCGCGGCTTCCGGGTGGAGTTCAACAGCGCGCTCGGCCCCTACAAGGGCGGGCTGCGCTTCCACGCCTCGGTGAACCTCGGCATCGTGAAGTTCCTCGGCTTCGAGCAGATCTTCAAGAACGCCCTGACCGGGCTGAACATCGGCGGCGGCAAGGGCGGCAGCGACTTCGACCCGCACGGCAGGTCGGACGCCGAGGTGATGCGCTTCTGCCAGTCGTTCATGACCGAGCTGCACCGCCACCTCGGCGAGCACACCGACGTGCCGGCGGGGGACATCGGCGTCGGCGGCCGCGAGATCGGCTACCTCTTCGGCCAGTACCGGCGGATCACCAACCGCTGGGAGGCCGGTGTGCTCACCGGCAAGGGCCTGTCCTGGGGCGGCTCCAAGGCCCGTACGGAGGCCACCGGTTACGGCAATGTGCTGTTCACGGAGGAGATGCTCAAGCAGCGCGGTGAGGAGCTCGACGGCCAGCAGGTCGTGGTCTCCGGTTCCGGCAACGTCGCGATCTACACCATCGAGAAGGCGCAGGCACTCGGTGCGAACGTGCTGACCTGCTCGGACTCCGGCGGCTACGTCGTCGACGAGAAGGGCATCGACCTGGCGCTGCTGCGGCAGATCAAGGAGGTCGAGCGCGGCCGGATCAGCGAGTACGCCCAGCGGCGCGGGGTGTCGGCCACGTACGTGCCCGGTGGGCGGGTGTGGGACGTGCCGTGCGAGGTGGCGCTCCCGTCGGCGACCCAGAACGAGCTGGACGCGGACGCCGCCCGGATCCTGATCCGCAACGGCGTCAAGGCGGTCTCCGAGGGCGCCAACATGCCGACCACGCCGGACGCGGTGGCGCTCTTGAAGGAGGCCGGCGTGGCCTTCGGCCCGGGCAAGGCGGCCAACGCCGGCGGGGTGGCGACCAGCGCGCTGGAGATGCGGCAGAACTCCGCGCGCGAGAGCTGGTCCTTCGAGCGCACGGAGGGCGAACTCGCGGCGATCATGCGCGACATCCACCGCACCTGCTACGAAACCGCCGAACGCTTCGGCCTCCCCGGCGACTACGTCGCGGGCGCCAACATCGCCGGCTTCGAACGGGTCGCGGACGCGATGCTGAACCAGGGACTGATCTGA
- a CDS encoding VC0807 family protein has protein sequence MSQHQTAAEGTPGNPLVQSLVPLIVDAGVPIASYYVLSDGFGLGTVAALGWSSVVPALRTVWGLVRSRAVNGLALLMLVVNVVGLATSVVAGDARLMMAKDSAVSSTIGIAILLSLRTRRPLMTAGLKPWVAKGGPAGNAAWDRLLTSSERFRRAERRFSAIWGGTLLTECVLKVIGAYTLPVHTMVWLGTVLSVVAILVAMIVAGGSCAEPMEKMVKAEIERAADAASEAGETAHPVPAAGAGAAVGSAG, from the coding sequence GTGAGCCAGCACCAGACCGCCGCCGAGGGCACACCGGGCAACCCGCTCGTGCAGAGCCTCGTGCCGCTGATCGTGGACGCGGGGGTCCCGATCGCCTCGTACTACGTCCTCAGTGACGGCTTCGGCCTCGGCACGGTCGCCGCGCTCGGCTGGAGCAGCGTGGTACCGGCGCTGCGCACGGTGTGGGGCCTGGTGCGCAGCCGCGCCGTCAACGGCCTGGCGCTGCTGATGCTGGTCGTGAACGTCGTCGGCCTGGCGACGAGCGTGGTGGCCGGCGACGCCCGGCTGATGATGGCCAAGGACAGCGCCGTGAGCAGCACCATCGGGATCGCGATCCTGCTGTCGCTGCGGACCCGCCGGCCGCTGATGACCGCCGGGCTCAAGCCGTGGGTGGCCAAGGGCGGCCCGGCCGGGAACGCGGCCTGGGACCGGCTGCTGACGAGCTCCGAGCGGTTCCGTCGGGCCGAACGCCGCTTCTCGGCGATCTGGGGCGGCACGCTGCTGACCGAGTGCGTGCTCAAGGTCATCGGCGCCTACACGCTGCCGGTGCACACCATGGTCTGGCTGGGCACGGTGCTGAGCGTGGTGGCCATCCTGGTGGCGATGATCGTCGCCGGGGGCAGCTGCGCCGAGCCGATGGAGAAGATGGTCAAGGCCGAGATCGAGCGCGCGGCCGACGCCGCGTCCGAGGCGGGGGAAACCGCCCACCCGGTGCCGGCCGCCGGGGCCGGTGCGGCGGTGGGTTCGGCCGGATGA
- a CDS encoding helix-turn-helix domain-containing protein, which produces MPHNDEPPVSLRIFGKQSRFLREQRGMTRRELAALVPYSESLIAMVERGERPPKPGYVDAVDAALDAGGVLRVLIPDVAEKHHPAWAEEYVNLQAQALALHSYSTHLLHGLLQTESYARAVFRSLRPSLEDEEIENSVQARLTTQNLLLRKPSCRMTFVLEELTLLRKIGGQAIWEEELRKLLKISQLHNVQLQIMPVSRETHAGLDGPLTLLETPAHHTIGYVEGQRGSYFLTDPDDVSVLSHRYGTIRSQAHDAEASRAFIQRLLTGEASA; this is translated from the coding sequence ATGCCCCACAACGACGAACCCCCCGTCAGCCTGAGGATCTTCGGGAAGCAGTCCCGGTTCCTGCGCGAGCAACGAGGAATGACGCGCCGCGAACTGGCCGCGCTCGTCCCGTACTCCGAGTCCCTGATCGCGATGGTCGAACGCGGCGAGCGGCCACCGAAGCCGGGTTACGTCGACGCGGTGGACGCCGCCCTCGACGCGGGCGGCGTGCTGCGCGTACTGATCCCCGATGTCGCGGAGAAGCACCATCCGGCGTGGGCGGAGGAGTACGTCAACCTCCAAGCCCAGGCGTTGGCGCTGCACAGCTACTCCACGCACCTGCTGCATGGCCTGTTACAGACCGAGTCATACGCCCGCGCGGTCTTCCGCTCCCTGCGACCCAGCCTGGAGGACGAGGAGATCGAGAATTCCGTTCAGGCCAGGCTGACCACACAGAACCTCCTCCTCCGTAAGCCTTCTTGCCGGATGACCTTCGTCCTGGAGGAGCTCACGCTTCTACGAAAGATCGGTGGACAGGCGATCTGGGAAGAGGAGTTGCGGAAGCTTCTCAAGATCTCCCAGCTGCACAACGTCCAGCTACAGATCATGCCGGTAAGCAGGGAGACCCATGCCGGACTGGATGGTCCGCTCACGTTGCTGGAGACTCCGGCTCACCACACCATCGGCTACGTCGAAGGTCAACGGGGGAGCTACTTCCTGACAGATCCGGACGACGTCAGCGTGCTGAGCCACCGGTACGGAACAATCCGATCGCAGGCCCATGACGCCGAAGCGTCCCGAGCCTTCATTCAGCGTCTGCTGACAGGAGAAGCATCAGCATGA
- a CDS encoding DUF397 domain-containing protein yields MNTELAWFKSSYSGGQGEACIEVAVAWRKSSYSGSEGEACIEVAACPDTVHIRDSKDTSRPSIAVSPASWASFLAYAQVAPEAV; encoded by the coding sequence ATGAACACCGAACTGGCGTGGTTCAAGAGCAGTTACAGCGGCGGACAGGGCGAAGCCTGCATCGAAGTCGCCGTTGCCTGGCGCAAGTCCAGCTACAGCGGCAGTGAGGGCGAAGCCTGCATCGAGGTCGCTGCCTGCCCCGACACCGTCCACATCCGCGACTCCAAGGACACCTCGCGCCCGTCCATAGCGGTGAGCCCCGCCTCCTGGGCGTCCTTCCTCGCGTACGCGCAGGTCGCACCGGAAGCCGTCTGA
- a CDS encoding Uma2 family endonuclease produces MTVQRESPVQTEEMRRFEEIDAAFPDYHAEMIDGGVYLSTVVTSPHGNVIPAVASQLIGEWSVMTRVDTVHEGWHGKTLLRPDFSVAGPSYRGTRLKQFPADEVILVSEVVSESNPENDTDKKVKKYAQAGIPYYLIVNPIEGKCLLYSLPEGEHYRASLETDFGKPVPLGEPFDLALDTSALYTY; encoded by the coding sequence ATGACAGTGCAGAGGGAGAGCCCGGTGCAGACCGAAGAGATGCGGCGATTCGAGGAAATCGACGCGGCGTTTCCGGATTACCACGCGGAAATGATCGACGGAGGCGTCTACCTCAGCACCGTGGTCACCAGTCCGCACGGGAACGTGATTCCCGCCGTCGCGTCGCAGCTCATAGGCGAGTGGTCCGTCATGACCCGCGTGGACACAGTCCACGAAGGGTGGCACGGCAAGACGCTCCTCCGGCCGGATTTCTCCGTGGCCGGCCCTTCCTACCGCGGCACACGGCTCAAGCAGTTCCCCGCCGACGAGGTCATTCTCGTCAGCGAGGTCGTCTCGGAATCCAACCCCGAGAACGACACCGACAAGAAGGTGAAGAAGTACGCCCAGGCGGGAATTCCGTACTACCTCATCGTGAACCCCATAGAGGGCAAGTGCCTGCTCTACTCGCTGCCTGAAGGGGAGCACTACCGCGCGTCGCTGGAGACCGACTTCGGCAAGCCGGTGCCGCTCGGCGAACCGTTCGACCTCGCCCTCGACACCTCGGCGCTCTACACCTACTGA
- the mnmA gene encoding tRNA 2-thiouridine(34) synthase MnmA, producing the protein MTDDAPRRLRVLAAMSGGVDSAVAAARAAEAGHDVTGVHLALSENPKSFRTGARGCCTIEDSHDARRAADVIGIPFYVWDLAERFREDVVDDFIAEYEAGRTPNPCLRCNEKIKFAALLDKALALGFDAVCTGHYATVVVTEDGTRELHRATDMAKDQSYVLGVLDDRQLAHAMFPLGDTRTTKAEIREEAARRGLFVAKKPDSHDICFIADGDTQGFLAKRLGTAQGDIVDEAGNHLGTHEGAYGYTIGQRKGLRIGHPAPDGKPRYVLDISPVDNTVTVGPVESLDVTALTAIRPRWCGRPPTAGPADYTAQLRAHGGETEVTAELTDDGELLVTFTEPVRGVAPGQAIVLYDGTRVVGSATIATTQRRVAAGA; encoded by the coding sequence ATGACTGATGACGCCCCCCGCCGCCTCCGCGTACTCGCCGCCATGTCCGGCGGCGTCGACTCCGCCGTCGCCGCCGCCCGCGCCGCCGAGGCCGGCCACGACGTGACCGGTGTGCATCTCGCGCTCTCCGAGAACCCGAAGTCGTTCCGCACCGGCGCCCGCGGGTGCTGCACCATCGAGGACTCGCACGACGCCCGGCGCGCCGCCGACGTCATCGGCATCCCGTTCTACGTCTGGGACCTCGCCGAGCGCTTCCGCGAGGACGTCGTCGACGACTTCATCGCCGAGTACGAGGCCGGGCGCACCCCGAACCCCTGCCTGCGCTGCAACGAGAAGATCAAGTTCGCCGCCCTCCTGGACAAGGCCCTGGCCCTGGGCTTCGACGCGGTGTGCACCGGCCACTACGCCACCGTCGTCGTCACCGAGGACGGCACCCGCGAGCTGCACCGCGCCACCGACATGGCCAAGGACCAGTCCTACGTCCTCGGCGTCCTCGACGACCGCCAGCTGGCGCACGCCATGTTCCCGCTCGGCGACACCCGCACCACCAAGGCCGAGATCCGCGAAGAGGCGGCCCGCCGTGGCCTGTTCGTCGCCAAGAAGCCGGACAGCCACGACATCTGCTTCATCGCCGACGGCGACACCCAGGGCTTCCTCGCCAAGCGGCTCGGCACCGCCCAGGGCGACATCGTCGACGAGGCCGGCAACCACCTCGGCACGCACGAGGGCGCGTACGGCTACACCATCGGCCAGCGCAAGGGCCTGCGCATCGGCCACCCGGCCCCCGACGGCAAGCCGCGCTACGTCCTCGACATCTCCCCGGTGGACAACACCGTCACCGTCGGCCCCGTCGAGTCCCTCGACGTCACGGCCCTGACCGCCATCCGCCCCCGCTGGTGCGGCCGCCCCCCGACGGCCGGCCCCGCCGACTACACCGCCCAGCTCCGCGCCCACGGCGGCGAGACCGAGGTCACCGCGGAGCTGACCGACGACGGCGAACTCCTGGTGACCTTCACCGAGCCCGTCCGCGGCGTGGCACCCGGCCAGGCGATCGTCCTCTACGACGGCACCCGGGTGGTCGGCTCGGCGACGATCGCCACCACGCAGCGACGGGTGGCGGCGGGGGCGTAG
- a CDS encoding N-acetylmuramoyl-L-alanine amidase, which yields MQRMGKRAGETAGGDGGSGEPEGAATPTRRRALWVGGGLLAAGAVGLAARDELRHWWWQLPGNDKPRKPGEVDHRGARWVAASPENYRRADRPADYDVDRVVVHVVQGSYASALRVFRDPAHEAAAHYVVRADGRIAQAVRELDVAFHAGNRAFNERSVGIEHEGFVDRPESFTDAMYASSAALTADICRRYGFPADREHVVGHVEVPGTDHTDPGPHWDWDRYLRLVRAELRGPGPRPAKT from the coding sequence ATGCAGCGCATGGGGAAGAGGGCTGGGGAAACGGCCGGCGGGGACGGCGGCAGCGGCGAGCCGGAGGGCGCGGCGACGCCCACCCGGCGGCGGGCGCTGTGGGTCGGCGGCGGGCTGCTGGCCGCCGGGGCGGTGGGGCTGGCGGCCCGGGACGAGCTGCGGCACTGGTGGTGGCAGCTGCCGGGGAACGACAAGCCGCGCAAGCCGGGCGAGGTCGACCACCGGGGCGCGCGGTGGGTGGCGGCGTCCCCGGAGAACTACCGGCGGGCGGACCGGCCCGCGGACTACGACGTGGACCGGGTGGTCGTCCATGTCGTCCAGGGCAGCTACGCGAGCGCGCTGCGGGTGTTCAGGGACCCGGCCCACGAGGCCGCCGCCCACTACGTCGTGCGCGCGGACGGGCGGATCGCCCAGGCCGTGCGGGAGCTGGACGTGGCCTTCCACGCGGGCAACCGGGCGTTCAACGAGCGGAGCGTGGGGATCGAGCACGAGGGGTTCGTGGACCGGCCGGAGTCCTTCACGGATGCCATGTACGCGTCGTCCGCGGCGCTGACCGCGGACATCTGCCGGCGGTACGGCTTCCCGGCCGACCGGGAACACGTCGTGGGGCATGTGGAGGTCCCCGGGACGGATCACACCGATCCGGGGCCGCACTGGGACTGGGACCGCTATCTGCGGCTCGTGCGGGCGGAGCTGCGCGGGCCCGGACCGCGGCCCGCGAAGACCTGA
- a CDS encoding cysteine desulfurase family protein, which produces MVYLDHAATTPMLPEAVQAMTAQLTVTGNASSLHADGRRARRTVEEARESLAASLGARPSEIVFTAGGTEADNLAVKGLYWARRAADPARTRVLASPVEHHAVLDAVEWLAEQEGARVDWLPVDTYGRVHADALREAIARNPADVALATVMWANNEIGTVQPVRELADVAAEFEIPLHADAVQAVGQLEVDFAASGLAAMTVSGHKIGGPYGIGALLLGREYAPVPVLHGGGQERHVRSGTLDTPAIAAFAAAGRYAVAHRADFARDIGALRDDLIKAVRAAAPDAVLGGDPDPAGRLPANAHFSFPGCEGDSLLLLLDAQGIACSTGSACTAGVAQPSHVLLATGMTPELARGTLRFSLGHTSTAEDVAALAQAIGPVVERARSAGLS; this is translated from the coding sequence ATGGTTTACCTCGACCACGCCGCCACCACCCCGATGCTCCCGGAGGCGGTGCAGGCGATGACCGCCCAGCTGACCGTCACCGGCAATGCGTCCTCCCTGCACGCCGACGGCCGGCGGGCCCGGCGCACCGTCGAGGAGGCACGCGAGTCCCTCGCCGCCTCGCTCGGCGCGCGCCCGAGCGAGATCGTCTTCACGGCGGGCGGCACCGAGGCGGACAACCTCGCGGTCAAGGGCCTGTACTGGGCGCGCCGGGCGGCCGACCCGGCCCGGACCCGCGTGCTGGCCAGCCCCGTCGAGCACCACGCCGTCCTCGACGCCGTGGAGTGGCTCGCCGAGCAGGAGGGCGCCCGCGTCGACTGGCTGCCCGTCGACACATACGGCCGGGTGCACGCCGACGCGCTGCGCGAGGCCATCGCCCGCAACCCCGCCGATGTCGCGCTGGCCACCGTCATGTGGGCCAACAACGAGATCGGCACCGTCCAGCCGGTCCGTGAACTCGCCGACGTGGCCGCGGAGTTCGAGATCCCGCTGCACGCCGACGCGGTGCAGGCGGTCGGCCAACTGGAGGTCGACTTCGCCGCCTCCGGGCTCGCCGCGATGACCGTCTCCGGCCACAAGATCGGCGGTCCCTACGGCATCGGCGCGCTGCTGCTCGGCCGCGAGTACGCCCCGGTGCCGGTGCTGCACGGCGGCGGCCAGGAGCGGCACGTGCGCTCCGGCACCCTCGACACCCCCGCCATCGCCGCCTTCGCCGCCGCCGGCCGGTACGCCGTCGCCCACCGCGCGGACTTCGCCCGCGACATCGGGGCACTGCGCGACGACCTGATCAAGGCGGTGCGCGCCGCCGCCCCGGACGCCGTCCTCGGCGGCGACCCGGACCCCGCCGGCCGCCTCCCCGCCAACGCGCACTTCTCCTTCCCCGGATGCGAGGGCGACTCCCTGCTGCTCCTCCTGGACGCCCAGGGCATCGCCTGCTCCACGGGCTCCGCCTGCACCGCCGGCGTGGCCCAGCCCAGCCACGTCCTGCTCGCGACCGGCATGACACCGGAGCTGGCCCGCGGCACCCTGCGGTTCTCCCTGGGCCACACCTCCACCGCGGAGGACGTCGCCGCGCTGGCGCAGGCCATCGGCCCCGTGGTGGAACGGGCACGCAGCGCCGGCCTGAGCTAG